A single region of the Pseudomonas sp. PDM14 genome encodes:
- a CDS encoding YdgA family protein produces MKKSAGIAVGLIVAVGALSTAGAWYTGEQLDGVLRTSVEQANQQMKTALVGFDGSVTLELVSLEKSLFTSTAHYRLKADSATFGDEYRNVELLFVDHIEHGPLPLSRLKAGKLMPVMATSNYALQPNAFTEKWFAASKGESPLKGQVSLGYDRATSGTVELLPLDVALDESSKLTFSGLILDVDASAEAEKIRIGGNMDSLVLSVNAENQEPVLMELRGLSLDSDRFKGTSGFYLGRNDVKLASAEVKVGERLPLLFKDFSQSDTLEETGSNLAGRVVYDIGMISYNGKDIGGAQMIWGLKNLDIPATQSLARLYESKLQSLQAANDDDAAAVPELNDAEKAQLLADVNQLLAAKPQLALEKLSFKTANGESHFALAVDFNKPESLELPAPLLAQQLIGQLSARLVVSKPMISDVVSVQAAFDGQADQEAIAQQASMMTEMASGMALSTQLARLEGNDIVSSLQYANNQVDFNGQKMTVEEFVGMVMAMAGGMGGGAADEAGAEPELDLEGLSEDSVELQ; encoded by the coding sequence ATGAAAAAATCAGCAGGAATCGCTGTAGGCCTCATCGTGGCGGTCGGGGCGCTGAGTACCGCTGGGGCGTGGTACACCGGCGAGCAACTGGATGGCGTGCTGCGCACGTCCGTCGAGCAGGCCAATCAGCAAATGAAAACCGCGCTGGTCGGCTTCGACGGCAGCGTCACCCTGGAACTGGTCTCGCTGGAGAAGAGCCTCTTCACCAGCACCGCGCACTACCGCCTGAAGGCCGACAGTGCCACCTTCGGCGACGAGTACAGGAACGTCGAACTGCTTTTCGTCGACCATATCGAGCACGGCCCGCTGCCGCTGTCGCGCCTCAAGGCCGGCAAACTGATGCCGGTAATGGCCACCAGCAATTACGCGCTGCAGCCCAATGCCTTCACCGAAAAATGGTTTGCCGCGAGCAAGGGCGAGTCCCCGCTCAAAGGCCAAGTCAGCCTCGGCTACGACCGCGCCACCAGCGGCACCGTCGAACTGCTGCCGCTGGACGTCGCCCTCGATGAGTCGAGCAAGCTGACCTTTTCCGGCCTGATCCTCGACGTGGACGCCAGCGCCGAGGCCGAGAAGATCCGCATCGGCGGCAACATGGACAGCCTGGTGCTGTCGGTCAACGCGGAAAACCAGGAGCCGGTGCTGATGGAGCTGCGCGGCCTGAGCCTGGACAGCGACCGCTTCAAGGGCACCTCGGGTTTCTACCTGGGCCGCAACGATGTGAAACTGGCCAGCGCCGAAGTCAAAGTTGGCGAGCGCCTGCCGCTGCTGTTCAAGGATTTCAGCCAGAGCGACACCCTGGAAGAAACCGGCAGCAACCTGGCCGGCCGCGTCGTCTACGACATCGGCATGATCAGCTACAACGGCAAGGACATCGGCGGCGCGCAGATGATCTGGGGCCTGAAGAACCTGGACATTCCGGCCACCCAGTCACTGGCCAGACTCTACGAGAGCAAGCTGCAGTCGCTGCAGGCGGCCAACGATGACGACGCCGCTGCAGTGCCGGAGTTGAATGACGCGGAGAAGGCCCAGCTGCTGGCCGACGTGAACCAGTTGCTGGCCGCCAAGCCGCAACTGGCCCTGGAGAAACTGTCGTTCAAGACCGCCAATGGCGAGAGCCATTTCGCCCTGGCGGTGGACTTCAACAAGCCGGAGTCGCTGGAATTGCCGGCACCGCTGTTGGCCCAGCAACTGATCGGCCAGCTGAGCGCCAGGCTGGTGGTGTCCAAGCCGATGATCAGTGACGTGGTCAGCGTGCAGGCGGCCTTCGACGGCCAGGCCGACCAGGAAGCGATTGCCCAGCAGGCGTCGATGATGACCGAGATGGCCAGTGGCATGGCGCTGTCCACCCAGCTGGCCAGACTGGAAGGCAACGACATCGTCTCCAGCCTGCAATACGCCAACAATCAGGTCGACTTCAACGGCCAGAAGATGACCGTCGAAGAGTTCGTCGGCATGGTCATGGCGATGGCCGGCGGTATGGGCGGTGGTGCCGCCGATGAAGCTGGCGCCGAGCCGGAGCTGGACCTCGAAGGCCTGTCCGAGGACAGCGTCGAGCTGCAGTAA
- a CDS encoding DUF4892 domain-containing protein, producing MRSLFVCLLMLTGSAAIAATPDPRDLDVLPRPAHAEIVDYRDVASLERRYPQEPVQRISGQVRLNESVLVEGRLRAPTYRMAEQHSPVEAALNARKTLQQGGAQLLYWCEGRECGSSSLWANNIFDNAKLYGPEERQIYLLLRLAEPQQDSLVALYGITRGNRRSYLHVEQLDASAPLTAVLPTAATLLRQLQSEGELALPHLPATPDEAWSALLLRTLKLDSTLRVSLSGEGAAAWRDLLLSQRVRDNRLQLGEESGAGLRLTKLR from the coding sequence ATGCGCTCTCTTTTCGTTTGCCTGCTCATGCTCACCGGCAGCGCGGCCATCGCCGCCACGCCGGACCCTCGGGACCTCGATGTCCTGCCGCGCCCGGCCCACGCCGAAATCGTCGATTACCGTGACGTCGCCAGCCTGGAGCGCCGCTATCCGCAGGAGCCGGTGCAGCGCATCAGCGGCCAGGTGCGCCTCAACGAGTCGGTCCTGGTGGAAGGCCGCCTGCGCGCGCCAACCTACCGCATGGCCGAACAGCATTCGCCTGTCGAGGCGGCGCTGAATGCGCGCAAGACCCTGCAGCAGGGCGGCGCACAATTGCTCTACTGGTGCGAGGGCCGCGAGTGCGGCTCGAGCAGCCTGTGGGCCAACAACATCTTCGACAACGCCAAGCTGTATGGCCCGGAGGAACGGCAGATCTACCTGCTGTTGCGCCTGGCCGAACCGCAGCAGGACAGCCTCGTCGCGCTGTACGGCATCACCCGCGGCAACCGCCGCTCCTACCTGCACGTCGAGCAGCTCGACGCCAGCGCACCGCTGACTGCCGTGCTGCCGACCGCCGCCACCTTGCTGCGTCAGCTGCAGAGCGAAGGCGAGCTGGCCCTGCCACACTTGCCGGCGACCCCGGACGAGGCCTGGAGCGCGCTGCTGCTGCGCACGCTCAAGCTCGACAGCACGTTGCGCGTGAGCCTGAGCGGCGAAGGTGCGGCGGCTTGGCGCGACCTGCTGCTCAGCCAGCGCGTGCGCGACAACCGCCTGCAACTGGGCGAGGAAAGCGGGGCGGGCCTGCGCCTGACCAAGCTGCGTTGA
- the kdpF gene encoding K(+)-transporting ATPase subunit F — protein sequence MSILDGVSLGLASGLFIYLLVALLRADRS from the coding sequence ATGAGCATTCTCGACGGGGTGTCCCTGGGCCTGGCCTCGGGACTTTTCATTTATCTGCTGGTGGCGCTGCTGCGCGCCGATCGCAGCTAG
- a CDS encoding glutathione S-transferase family protein — MIDLYTAATPNGHKASIALEELGLAYQVHALSFDKQEQKTAEFLRINPNGRIPAIVDRENDDFAVFESGAILIYLAEKTGQLMPTDVKGRSRVLQWLMFQMGGVGPMQGQANVFFRYFPEKLPGAISRYQNETRRLYEVLDARLGEAEYLADAYSIADIATYPWVRIHEWAGVSVDGLAHLQRWMGQIAARPAVQRGLQIPPRAEDSRVVKTAQDMLTR, encoded by the coding sequence ATGATCGATCTTTACACCGCCGCCACGCCCAACGGCCACAAGGCGTCCATCGCCCTGGAGGAGTTGGGCCTGGCGTATCAGGTCCATGCCCTGTCGTTCGACAAGCAGGAGCAGAAGACCGCCGAATTCCTGCGCATCAACCCCAACGGACGTATCCCGGCCATCGTCGATCGCGAGAACGACGACTTCGCCGTGTTCGAGTCCGGCGCGATCCTCATCTACCTCGCCGAGAAGACCGGCCAGTTGATGCCAACCGACGTAAAAGGCCGTTCACGCGTGCTGCAGTGGCTGATGTTCCAGATGGGCGGGGTCGGCCCGATGCAGGGGCAGGCCAATGTGTTCTTCCGCTATTTCCCGGAAAAACTGCCCGGTGCGATCAGCCGCTACCAGAATGAAACCCGGCGCCTCTACGAAGTGCTCGACGCTCGTCTGGGTGAGGCCGAGTACCTGGCCGACGCCTACAGCATTGCCGACATCGCCACCTATCCCTGGGTGCGCATTCACGAATGGGCCGGGGTCTCGGTCGACGGGCTGGCACATCTGCAGCGCTGGATGGGCCAGATCGCCGCACGCCCGGCTGTGCAGCGCGGGTTGCAGATTCCGCCGCGTGCCGAAGACAGTCGCGTGGTGAAAACCGCGCAAGACATGCTGACCCGCTGA
- the kdpA gene encoding potassium-transporting ATPase subunit KdpA: MQVQDYALLLAFFVLVLLPAPFLGRYLFRAMEGQKTLLTPLLGPVERLCYRVAGVDADAEQDWKGYALALLSFTLASLLVLFAILMLQGALPLNPQGLPGLEWTLAFNTAVSFVTNTNWQAYSGEASLSYFSQMVGLGVQNFVSPAVGLAVLVVLCRGIARRSTHDLGNFWIDLTRAILYGLLPFCLVLALLLVWFGVPQTFSDYAHALTLQGADQVIPLGPAASQIAIKQLGTNGGGFFGVNSAHPFENPTAWSNLFELASIILIPAALVFTFGHYVKDLRQSRAILASMLILFVIGLGVTLWAEHQVTPALAALPIEQGGSLEGKESRFGIAASALWAVTTTAASNGSVNAMHDSFSALGGLVPMFNMMLGEVVFGGVGAGLYGMLLFVLIAVFLAGLMIGRTPEYLGKKLEAREVRLLVATLLVMPVGVLVLGALAASLPGPAASVSNPGAHGFSQLLYGYTSGAANNGSAFGGFSSNTPYHNLMLGLAMLIGRFGYILPILAIAGSLAAKKSAPLGSNSFPTHGPLFVTLLTLTILLVGGLTFFPALALGPLAEHLAMFQGL, translated from the coding sequence ATGCAGGTTCAAGATTACGCACTGCTGCTGGCCTTCTTCGTGCTGGTGCTGCTGCCGGCACCGTTTCTCGGGCGCTACCTGTTCCGCGCCATGGAAGGGCAGAAGACCCTGCTGACGCCATTGCTTGGTCCGGTCGAGCGGCTGTGCTACCGCGTCGCCGGCGTCGATGCCGATGCCGAGCAGGACTGGAAAGGCTACGCCCTGGCACTGCTGTCCTTCACCCTGGCCAGCCTGCTGGTGTTGTTCGCCATCCTCATGCTGCAGGGCGCCTTGCCGCTCAACCCGCAAGGCTTACCGGGCCTGGAGTGGACCCTGGCGTTCAACACCGCGGTGAGCTTCGTTACCAACACCAACTGGCAGGCCTACAGCGGCGAAGCCTCGCTGAGCTATTTCAGCCAGATGGTCGGCCTCGGCGTGCAGAATTTCGTCAGCCCGGCGGTCGGCCTTGCGGTGCTGGTGGTGCTGTGCCGCGGCATCGCCCGACGCTCGACCCACGACCTGGGCAACTTCTGGATCGACCTGACCCGCGCCATCCTCTACGGACTGTTGCCGTTCTGCCTGGTGCTGGCGCTGCTGCTGGTCTGGTTCGGCGTGCCGCAGACCTTTAGCGACTACGCCCATGCCCTGACCCTGCAGGGTGCCGACCAGGTGATTCCGCTGGGTCCTGCGGCCAGCCAGATCGCCATCAAGCAGCTCGGCACCAACGGTGGCGGCTTCTTCGGCGTCAACTCGGCGCACCCGTTCGAGAACCCCACGGCGTGGAGCAACCTGTTCGAGCTGGCGTCGATCATCCTGATCCCGGCGGCGCTGGTGTTCACTTTCGGCCACTACGTCAAGGACCTGCGCCAGAGCCGTGCGATCCTCGCCAGCATGCTGATCCTGTTCGTCATCGGCCTGGGCGTGACGCTGTGGGCCGAGCATCAGGTCACCCCGGCGCTGGCCGCGTTGCCGATCGAGCAGGGCGGGTCGCTGGAAGGCAAGGAGAGCCGCTTCGGCATCGCGGCCTCGGCGCTGTGGGCGGTGACCACGACGGCGGCGTCGAACGGTTCGGTCAATGCCATGCACGACAGCTTCAGCGCGCTCGGCGGCCTGGTGCCGATGTTCAACATGATGCTGGGCGAGGTGGTCTTCGGCGGCGTCGGTGCGGGGCTCTACGGCATGCTGCTGTTCGTGCTGATCGCGGTGTTCCTCGCCGGGCTGATGATCGGCCGCACGCCGGAGTACCTAGGCAAGAAACTCGAGGCCCGCGAAGTGCGCCTGCTGGTCGCCACGCTGCTGGTGATGCCGGTTGGCGTGCTGGTACTCGGCGCCCTGGCGGCCAGCTTGCCGGGCCCGGCGGCGTCGGTCAGCAACCCCGGTGCGCATGGCTTCAGCCAGCTGCTCTATGGCTACACCTCCGGTGCGGCCAACAACGGATCGGCGTTCGGCGGCTTCAGCAGCAACACGCCGTACCACAACCTGATGCTCGGCCTGGCCATGCTCATCGGCCGCTTCGGCTACATCCTGCCGATCCTCGCCATCGCCGGCAGCCTGGCGGCGAAGAAGAGCGCGCCACTGGGTAGCAACAGCTTCCCCACCCACGGCCCGCTGTTCGTCACCCTGCTGACCCTGACCATCCTCCTGGTCGGCGGCCTGACGTTCTTTCCGGCGCTGGCCCTGGGCCCGCTTGCCGAACACCTCGCCATGTTCCAGGGCCTCTAA
- a CDS encoding AI-2E family transporter — protein sequence MLNNDRLLVQILLLALLGACFWVLAPFFSALFWAAVLAFASWPLMRLLTRWLKGRESAAAALLTLAWMVLVAVPLVWLGFNLADHVRDATTLFKDVQVDGLPSPPSWLGSLPLVGERLVALWEQVGREGSELFASLRPYLGQVGNWLLARSAQIGGGMLELVLSLILVFFFYRDGPRLAAFAESLLERLIGVRAEHYLQLVAGTVQRVVNGVIGTAAAQGLLALIGFWIAGVPGALVLGIVTFILSLIPMGPPLVWVPATAWLVSQGEYGFAIFLGIWGTFIISGVDNVLKPYLISRGGNLPLVVVLLGVFGGILAFGFIGLFLGPTLLAVAYSLLGDWVRGAPLVTESIENQRREP from the coding sequence ATGCTGAACAACGACCGGCTGTTGGTGCAGATTCTTCTGTTGGCGCTTCTCGGGGCCTGCTTCTGGGTGCTGGCGCCGTTCTTCTCCGCGCTGTTCTGGGCTGCGGTCCTGGCCTTCGCCAGCTGGCCGCTGATGCGCCTTTTGACGCGCTGGCTGAAGGGCCGCGAATCCGCTGCCGCGGCGCTGCTGACCCTGGCCTGGATGGTGCTGGTGGCAGTGCCGCTGGTGTGGCTGGGCTTCAACCTGGCCGATCACGTGCGCGACGCCACCACGCTGTTCAAGGATGTGCAGGTCGACGGCCTGCCGTCGCCGCCGAGCTGGCTGGGCAGCCTGCCGCTGGTGGGCGAGCGTCTGGTGGCGCTGTGGGAGCAGGTCGGTCGCGAAGGTTCGGAGCTGTTCGCCAGCCTGCGCCCGTACCTCGGCCAAGTCGGCAACTGGCTGCTGGCACGCAGCGCGCAGATCGGCGGCGGCATGCTCGAACTGGTGCTCAGCCTGATCCTGGTGTTCTTCTTCTACCGCGACGGTCCGCGCCTGGCGGCCTTCGCCGAGAGCCTGCTGGAGCGCCTGATCGGCGTGCGCGCCGAACACTACCTGCAACTGGTCGCCGGCACCGTGCAACGGGTGGTCAACGGGGTGATCGGCACGGCAGCGGCGCAAGGCCTGCTGGCGCTGATCGGCTTCTGGATCGCCGGTGTGCCGGGCGCTCTGGTACTCGGCATCGTCACCTTCATCCTCAGCCTGATTCCCATGGGGCCGCCGCTGGTCTGGGTGCCGGCCACGGCCTGGCTGGTCAGCCAGGGCGAGTACGGATTCGCCATCTTCCTCGGCATCTGGGGCACCTTCATCATCAGCGGCGTGGACAATGTGCTCAAGCCGTACCTGATCAGCCGTGGTGGCAACCTGCCGCTGGTGGTGGTACTGCTCGGCGTGTTCGGCGGCATCCTCGCGTTCGGCTTCATCGGCCTGTTCCTCGGCCCGACGCTGCTGGCGGTGGCCTACAGCCTGCTCGGTGACTGGGTGCGCGGTGCGCCCCTGGTCACAGAATCGATCGAGAACCAGCGGCGCGAGCCATAG
- a CDS encoding alpha/beta fold hydrolase gives MSQSIFFAHANGFPSATYGKLFAALAPDYQVQHLEQHGHDPRFPVDDNWNNLVDELILHLERGAEPVWGVGHSLGGVLHYHAALRRPELYRGVALLDSPLLTGVDRMVIRAAKRFGFIDRITPAGRTIGRREAFADLAEARDYFAGKSLFSRFDPDCLDAYVQHGLRSEGQGLRLRFDPATEIDIYRSVPHISPGRPQQLQVPLAVIRGRHSRVVLPHHARLVSRAPKGEYLTLPGGHMFPLERPQDTAQLLKALFGRWQGRHQEHSA, from the coding sequence ATGTCGCAATCGATCTTCTTCGCCCACGCCAACGGTTTTCCCTCCGCCACCTACGGCAAGCTGTTTGCCGCGCTGGCCCCGGACTACCAGGTCCAGCACCTGGAGCAGCACGGTCACGACCCGCGCTTTCCGGTGGATGACAACTGGAACAACCTGGTCGACGAGCTGATCCTGCACCTGGAGCGGGGCGCCGAACCGGTGTGGGGTGTGGGACATTCGCTCGGTGGCGTGCTGCACTACCATGCCGCCTTGCGCCGCCCGGAGCTGTACCGCGGCGTGGCGTTGCTCGACTCGCCGCTACTGACCGGTGTCGACCGCATGGTGATTCGTGCGGCCAAGCGTTTCGGCTTCATCGACCGGATCACCCCGGCCGGACGCACCATCGGCCGCCGCGAGGCGTTCGCCGACCTTGCCGAGGCGCGCGACTACTTCGCCGGCAAGAGCCTGTTCAGCCGCTTCGATCCCGATTGCCTGGACGCCTACGTGCAGCATGGCCTGCGCAGTGAAGGGCAGGGCTTGCGCCTGCGTTTCGACCCGGCCACGGAAATCGACATTTACCGCAGCGTGCCGCACATCAGCCCCGGTCGCCCGCAGCAGTTGCAGGTGCCGCTGGCGGTGATCCGCGGTCGGCATAGCCGTGTGGTGCTGCCGCATCATGCGCGGCTGGTCAGCCGCGCACCGAAGGGCGAGTACCTGACGCTGCCGGGCGGGCACATGTTCCCGCTGGAGCGACCACAGGACACCGCGCAACTGCTCAAGGCGCTGTTCGGCCGCTGGCAGGGCCGCCATCAGGAGCATTCCGCATGA
- a CDS encoding alpha/beta fold hydrolase, with the protein MSFSVEEVRFSLPHVELAAHVFGPEDGIPVIALHGWLDNAMTYARLAPKLQGLRIVALDFPGHGHSGHYAAGSSYSMWEYAEDVIRVADQMGWQRFSLLGHSLGAIISVLLAASMPERIERLALIDGLIPYTGEADSAPQRLGDALRARLALHHKQKPVYADIERAVEVRMKGVVAVSREAAEFLAQRGLEPVPGGYTWRTDIRLTLPSLMRLTLAHAEQFVRSVRCPTCLVLAEQGHAAVEPRIARILEGTTFEVHRQPGGHHLHLNDEAGATLVADCFNRFFATA; encoded by the coding sequence ATGAGTTTCAGCGTCGAGGAAGTCCGTTTCAGCCTGCCCCACGTCGAACTGGCGGCGCATGTATTCGGCCCCGAGGACGGTATTCCGGTGATCGCCCTGCATGGCTGGCTGGATAACGCCATGACCTACGCGCGCCTGGCGCCGAAGCTCCAGGGGCTGCGCATCGTCGCCCTGGATTTCCCCGGCCACGGCCATTCCGGGCATTACGCGGCGGGCTCCAGTTACAGCATGTGGGAGTACGCCGAGGACGTGATCCGCGTGGCCGACCAGATGGGCTGGCAGCGCTTTTCGCTGCTCGGCCATTCGCTGGGCGCAATCATCTCCGTGCTGCTGGCGGCGTCGATGCCCGAGCGCATCGAGCGCCTGGCGCTGATTGATGGGCTGATCCCTTACACCGGCGAGGCGGACAGCGCGCCGCAACGCCTGGGCGATGCGCTGCGTGCGCGTCTGGCCCTGCACCACAAGCAGAAGCCGGTGTACGCCGATATCGAGCGCGCGGTGGAGGTGCGCATGAAGGGTGTGGTCGCGGTCAGTCGCGAGGCGGCGGAGTTCCTTGCCCAGCGTGGTCTGGAGCCGGTGCCCGGTGGTTACACCTGGCGCACCGACATCCGCCTGACGCTGCCCTCGCTGATGCGCCTGACCCTGGCCCACGCCGAGCAGTTCGTCAGAAGCGTGCGCTGCCCGACCTGCCTGGTGCTGGCGGAGCAGGGCCATGCTGCCGTCGAGCCGCGTATCGCCCGCATCCTCGAAGGCACCACGTTCGAGGTGCACCGGCAGCCCGGCGGTCATCACCTGCACCTCAACGACGAGGCGGGCGCAACGCTCGTCGCAGACTGTTTCAATCGATTCTTCGCCACGGCTTGA
- the kdpB gene encoding potassium-transporting ATPase subunit KdpB, producing the protein MNARTQTQLPATGSTKTQPRTSLAALWKPALLQAFVKLDPRQLLRSPVMFVVELTALVTTLLCFVPNPAVSTGLAVQIALWLWFTVLFANFAEALAEGRGKARADSLKAGSQGLGARRQTAAQQYETVPASSLRRGDIVRVEAGELIPGDGEVIAGIAAVNEAAITGESAPVIRESGGDRSAVTGNTRVVSDWLLVQITANPGESTLDRMIALVEGAKRQKTPNEVALDILLIGLTLIFLLVVATLQPFARFAGGDLPLVYLVALLVTLIPTTIGGLLSAIGIAGMDRLVRLNVIAKSGRAVEAAGDVHVLLLDKTGTITFGNRRCSALCKAPGVSGKELSDAALLASLADDTAEGKSIVEYLRALNTLIEPPRSELKAIPFSAETRLSGVDWAGVSYRKGAVDAVLLYLGLSRDEMPAPLAREVEKIAQSGGTPLLVAGGDRLLGAIHLKDVVKPGIRERFAELRQMGIRTVMVTGDNPLTAAAIAAEAGVDDVIAEATPEKKLQRIRSEQAEGKMVAMCGDGANDAPALAQTDVGLAMNDGTQAAREAANLVDLDSDPTKLLDVVQVGKELLVTRGALTTFSVANDVAKYFAILPALFAGIYPQLGVLNLMQLHSPQSAILSAIVFNALIIVALIPLALRGVRVQATDAASLLRRNLLIYGLGGLLAPFVGIKLIDLLLVALGLV; encoded by the coding sequence ATGAACGCCCGAACTCAAACCCAGCTGCCGGCCACCGGCAGCACCAAGACGCAACCGCGTACCAGCCTGGCGGCCCTGTGGAAGCCCGCGCTGCTGCAAGCCTTCGTCAAGCTCGACCCGCGCCAGCTGCTGCGCTCGCCGGTGATGTTCGTGGTCGAGCTGACCGCGTTGGTCACCACGCTGCTGTGCTTCGTGCCCAACCCTGCGGTGTCCACTGGCCTGGCGGTGCAGATCGCCCTGTGGCTGTGGTTCACCGTGCTCTTCGCCAACTTTGCCGAAGCGCTGGCCGAAGGCCGCGGCAAGGCCCGCGCCGACAGCCTCAAGGCTGGCAGCCAGGGTCTCGGCGCGCGTCGGCAGACCGCCGCGCAACAGTACGAAACCGTGCCGGCGAGCAGCCTGCGCCGCGGCGACATCGTGCGTGTCGAGGCCGGCGAACTGATCCCTGGTGACGGCGAGGTGATCGCCGGGATCGCCGCGGTCAACGAAGCGGCGATCACCGGCGAGTCGGCGCCGGTGATCCGCGAATCCGGCGGCGACCGCTCGGCCGTCACCGGCAATACCCGCGTGGTGTCCGACTGGCTGCTGGTGCAGATCACCGCCAACCCGGGCGAGTCGACCCTGGACCGGATGATCGCCCTGGTCGAAGGCGCCAAGCGGCAGAAGACGCCGAACGAAGTGGCGCTGGACATCCTGCTGATCGGCCTGACCCTGATCTTCCTGCTGGTGGTGGCGACGCTGCAGCCGTTCGCCCGTTTTGCCGGCGGCGACCTGCCGCTGGTGTACCTGGTGGCGCTACTGGTGACGCTGATCCCGACCACCATCGGCGGGCTGCTCTCGGCCATCGGCATCGCCGGCATGGACCGCCTGGTGCGCCTCAACGTCATCGCCAAGTCCGGCCGTGCGGTGGAAGCGGCAGGGGACGTGCATGTGCTGTTGCTGGACAAGACCGGCACCATCACCTTCGGCAACCGCCGTTGCAGTGCACTGTGCAAGGCGCCGGGCGTGAGCGGCAAGGAACTCAGTGACGCCGCGCTGCTGGCTTCGCTGGCCGACGACACGGCGGAGGGCAAGTCGATCGTCGAGTACCTGCGCGCGCTGAACACCCTGATCGAGCCGCCGCGCAGCGAGCTCAAGGCGATCCCGTTCAGCGCCGAAACGCGGCTGTCCGGTGTCGACTGGGCCGGCGTCAGCTACCGCAAGGGCGCGGTGGATGCAGTGCTGCTTTACCTGGGCCTGAGCCGCGACGAGATGCCGGCGCCACTGGCACGCGAGGTGGAGAAGATCGCCCAGAGCGGTGGCACGCCGTTGCTGGTGGCCGGCGGCGACCGCTTGCTCGGCGCCATTCACCTCAAGGACGTGGTCAAACCGGGTATCCGCGAGCGCTTCGCCGAGCTGCGGCAGATGGGTATTCGCACGGTGATGGTCACCGGCGACAACCCGCTGACCGCCGCCGCCATCGCCGCCGAAGCGGGGGTCGATGACGTGATCGCCGAGGCCACGCCGGAGAAGAAGCTGCAGCGCATTCGCAGCGAGCAGGCCGAAGGCAAGATGGTCGCCATGTGCGGAGATGGCGCCAACGACGCGCCGGCGCTGGCCCAGACCGATGTCGGCCTGGCGATGAACGACGGTACCCAGGCTGCCCGCGAGGCCGCCAACCTGGTCGACCTCGACTCCGACCCGACCAAGCTGCTCGACGTGGTGCAGGTGGGCAAGGAGCTGTTGGTGACCCGTGGCGCCCTGACCACCTTCTCGGTGGCCAACGACGTGGCCAAGTACTTCGCCATCCTGCCCGCGCTGTTCGCCGGCATCTACCCGCAGCTCGGCGTGCTCAACCTGATGCAGCTGCACAGCCCGCAGAGCGCGATCCTCTCGGCCATCGTGTTCAACGCCCTGATCATCGTCGCGCTGATTCCCCTGGCCCTGCGTGGCGTGCGCGTGCAGGCCACGGATGCCGCCAGCCTGCTGCGCCGCAACCTGCTGATCTACGGCCTCGGCGGCCTGCTGGCGCCCTTTGTCGGCATCAAGCTGATCGACCTGCTGCTGGTGGCGCTGGGCCTGGTGTAA